A section of the Carya illinoinensis cultivar Pawnee chromosome 12, C.illinoinensisPawnee_v1, whole genome shotgun sequence genome encodes:
- the LOC122288855 gene encoding protein CYCLOPS-like isoform X1, giving the protein MEDLYRNSSEEIFLKYFMESSTGVPAPSMEMLGFKNLSQSFRHADSEELFKCWLTNGEDNANNSSSITNRTRQASRRISTELASISGQQHVGILQKKRSNDNLHPQSNSLADNISGDLHQQSIRNSVEKGLQTTDLYLAKAWFHSSQPMTRSQSSELRKRYAAMQSAQTTMGMEVMQNASWHSINTLKQEFSNSNCFNDFSTYEIPNQVGRFMSPSNSSSSTFTTPQMAEIDKVSSVVSMLKGTLECKKLSNQIEKAVMDSSNGIYHGHDIVVNSSFDQGQNNHLNEIASTFQEASHVQVKDSRILLAVEESLDLDMEGFVNPRNQMQLSRASQEPSQSESSAAAPVVSSGLDACDGPSKSSQTISICESSRKQVGNSRSSENGTKAKEIREQIIDTLKEDRKRGSLVRYGSVTSAGSVDKGDSTKKRRVERSRKMAEAKERNLTPAIPSDVQSVLKRCENLEKEVRSLKLNLSFMNRKDSEQTKQIEELQKKNEELVDEKERLRKCQDMLK; this is encoded by the exons ATGGAAGACTTGTATAGGAATTCAAGTGAGGAGATCTTCCTGAAATATTTCATGGAAAGCTCAACTGGAGTCCCAGCACCAAGCATGGAGATGTTGGGATTTAAGAACCTTTCTCAGAGCTTCCGACATGCAGATAGTGAGGAGCTCTTCAAATGTTGGCTCACAAACGGAGAG GACAATGCCAACAACTCATCAAGCATCACAAATCGTACTCGGCAAGCATCGAGGAG GATATCCACTGAACTTGCCAGTATTTCTGGTCAGCAACATGTGGGTAtattacaaaagaaaagaagcaacGATAATTTACATCCACAGAGTAATTCTCTGGCAGATAATATCTCTGGAGACCTCCATCAACAATCAATTAG GAATTCTGTTGAAAAGGGATTGCAGACTACAGATTTATATTTGGCCAAG GCATGGTTTCATAGTTCTCAACCTATGACAAGAAGCCAATCTTCTGAGTTGCG GAAGAGGTACGCTGCTATGCAGAGTGCTCAAACAACAATGGGTATGGAAGTTATGCAGAATGCTTCTTGGCATAGCATCAATACATTGAAACAagaattttctaattcaaattgTTTCAATGACTTTTCGACGTATGAGATTCCCAACCAAGTGGGCAGATTCATGTCTCCTTCAAATTCATCCTCATCGACTTTCACCACCCCCCAAATGGCTGAGATAGATAAAGTTTCTTCTGTTGTGAGTATGCTGAAGGGTACGCTAGAATGCAAGAAGCTTAGCAACCAGATTGAAAAAGCTGTTATGGATAGCTCTAATGGGATTTATCATGGTCATGACATTGTTGTGAACAGTAGCTTTGATCAAGGGCAAAACAATCAtttaaatgaaatagcaagtactTTTCAAGAAGCATCCCATGTCCAAGTTAAGGATTCTAGGATTTTACTTGCAGTTGAAGAATCCTTAGATCTTGACATGGAAGGTTTTGTAAATCCCAGAAACCAAATGCAGCTGAGCAGAGCTTCTCAAGAACCTTCCCAAAGTGAATCTTCTGCTGCCGCACCAGTAGTTTCATCTGGTTTAGATGCATGTGATGGGCCCAGCAAGTCAAGTCAAACGATAAGCATTTGTGAGAGCTCAAGGAAACAAGTTGGAAATAGTAGGAGTTCAGAAAATGGCACTAAAGCCAAAG AAATCAGAGAACAGATAATTGACACTTTGAAAGAAGATCGAAAG AGAGGAAGTCTAGTTCGATATGGATCTGTGACATCAGCAGGCTCAG TGGACAAGGGGGACTCTACAAAAAAGCGAAGGGTGGAGCGATCAAGAAA GATGGCGGAGGCAAAGGAAAGGAATTTGACACCAGCAATTCCATCAGATGTGCAATCTGTCTTGAAGCGGTGTGAAAACCTTGAAAAGGAAGTGCGGTCACTTAAACTCAACTTATCCTTCATGAATAG GAAGGACTCAGAGCAAACAAAGCAGATAGAAGAGCTTCAGAAGAAGAATGAGGAGTTGGTGGATGAAAAAGAGCGTCTCAGAAAGTGTCAAGATATGTTAAAGTGA
- the LOC122288855 gene encoding protein CYCLOPS-like isoform X2, with amino-acid sequence MEDLYRNSSEEIFLKYFMESSTGVPAPSMEMLGFKNLSQSFRHADSEELFKCWLTNGEDNANNSSSITNRTRQASRRNSVEKGLQTTDLYLAKAWFHSSQPMTRSQSSELRKRYAAMQSAQTTMGMEVMQNASWHSINTLKQEFSNSNCFNDFSTYEIPNQVGRFMSPSNSSSSTFTTPQMAEIDKVSSVVSMLKGTLECKKLSNQIEKAVMDSSNGIYHGHDIVVNSSFDQGQNNHLNEIASTFQEASHVQVKDSRILLAVEESLDLDMEGFVNPRNQMQLSRASQEPSQSESSAAAPVVSSGLDACDGPSKSSQTISICESSRKQVGNSRSSENGTKAKEIREQIIDTLKEDRKRGSLVRYGSVTSAGSVDKGDSTKKRRVERSRKMAEAKERNLTPAIPSDVQSVLKRCENLEKEVRSLKLNLSFMNRKDSEQTKQIEELQKKNEELVDEKERLRKCQDMLK; translated from the exons ATGGAAGACTTGTATAGGAATTCAAGTGAGGAGATCTTCCTGAAATATTTCATGGAAAGCTCAACTGGAGTCCCAGCACCAAGCATGGAGATGTTGGGATTTAAGAACCTTTCTCAGAGCTTCCGACATGCAGATAGTGAGGAGCTCTTCAAATGTTGGCTCACAAACGGAGAG GACAATGCCAACAACTCATCAAGCATCACAAATCGTACTCGGCAAGCATCGAGGAG GAATTCTGTTGAAAAGGGATTGCAGACTACAGATTTATATTTGGCCAAG GCATGGTTTCATAGTTCTCAACCTATGACAAGAAGCCAATCTTCTGAGTTGCG GAAGAGGTACGCTGCTATGCAGAGTGCTCAAACAACAATGGGTATGGAAGTTATGCAGAATGCTTCTTGGCATAGCATCAATACATTGAAACAagaattttctaattcaaattgTTTCAATGACTTTTCGACGTATGAGATTCCCAACCAAGTGGGCAGATTCATGTCTCCTTCAAATTCATCCTCATCGACTTTCACCACCCCCCAAATGGCTGAGATAGATAAAGTTTCTTCTGTTGTGAGTATGCTGAAGGGTACGCTAGAATGCAAGAAGCTTAGCAACCAGATTGAAAAAGCTGTTATGGATAGCTCTAATGGGATTTATCATGGTCATGACATTGTTGTGAACAGTAGCTTTGATCAAGGGCAAAACAATCAtttaaatgaaatagcaagtactTTTCAAGAAGCATCCCATGTCCAAGTTAAGGATTCTAGGATTTTACTTGCAGTTGAAGAATCCTTAGATCTTGACATGGAAGGTTTTGTAAATCCCAGAAACCAAATGCAGCTGAGCAGAGCTTCTCAAGAACCTTCCCAAAGTGAATCTTCTGCTGCCGCACCAGTAGTTTCATCTGGTTTAGATGCATGTGATGGGCCCAGCAAGTCAAGTCAAACGATAAGCATTTGTGAGAGCTCAAGGAAACAAGTTGGAAATAGTAGGAGTTCAGAAAATGGCACTAAAGCCAAAG AAATCAGAGAACAGATAATTGACACTTTGAAAGAAGATCGAAAG AGAGGAAGTCTAGTTCGATATGGATCTGTGACATCAGCAGGCTCAG TGGACAAGGGGGACTCTACAAAAAAGCGAAGGGTGGAGCGATCAAGAAA GATGGCGGAGGCAAAGGAAAGGAATTTGACACCAGCAATTCCATCAGATGTGCAATCTGTCTTGAAGCGGTGTGAAAACCTTGAAAAGGAAGTGCGGTCACTTAAACTCAACTTATCCTTCATGAATAG GAAGGACTCAGAGCAAACAAAGCAGATAGAAGAGCTTCAGAAGAAGAATGAGGAGTTGGTGGATGAAAAAGAGCGTCTCAGAAAGTGTCAAGATATGTTAAAGTGA